One Natrarchaeobaculum sulfurireducens genomic window carries:
- a CDS encoding DUF6498-containing protein → MHPSWKRAEWSFVGVLLANLASLAVIWWSDWQVHALLIVYWLEAGVVGGVYVQKISRAEGTDDPESIRAFWNIAGEPPRSYIGKPKGDILGALLEQYVVIWLLLGLFVAGPLVGALEIEPASPLTVVLIAVSLVVSHIYSYWAEYLGNREYERRGPVSLLVEPAARFVALFGVVFIGGLTAHLTQEPLGVVVVLIFFKTCADLFQHRRERKRVLRTHEH, encoded by the coding sequence GTGCATCCGTCGTGGAAACGAGCAGAGTGGTCGTTCGTCGGGGTACTCCTGGCAAACCTCGCATCGCTGGCCGTGATTTGGTGGTCCGACTGGCAAGTCCATGCACTCCTGATAGTCTACTGGCTTGAGGCTGGTGTTGTCGGGGGTGTCTACGTTCAAAAGATTTCCCGAGCAGAGGGAACCGATGACCCCGAGTCCATTCGGGCGTTTTGGAATATTGCCGGCGAGCCCCCTCGTTCGTACATCGGCAAGCCGAAAGGAGACATTCTGGGCGCGCTCCTTGAGCAGTACGTAGTCATTTGGCTCCTGCTGGGTTTGTTTGTGGCTGGTCCGCTCGTTGGTGCTCTAGAGATCGAGCCTGCGAGTCCACTTACCGTGGTTCTCATCGCCGTTAGCCTCGTTGTCTCCCACATCTATTCATACTGGGCCGAGTATCTCGGCAACCGAGAGTACGAACGCCGCGGCCCTGTCTCGTTGCTGGTCGAACCGGCGGCCCGGTTCGTGGCGCTGTTTGGTGTGGTCTTTATTGGGGGACTCACCGCCCACCTCACCCAAGAACCGCTTGGCGTGGTCGTCGTTCTGATCTTTTTCAAGACCTGTGCCGATCTGTTCCAGCACCGCCGCGAGCGAAAACGGGTGCTGCGGACTCATGAACACTAG
- a CDS encoding TATA-box-binding protein, translated as MSNLESSPTIENIVASTGVSQELDLESVAEDLDRTDYDREKFPGAVYRTQNPKSASLIFRTGKIVCTGTKSTDDVYESLDIVFDELRGLGIDVPSNPEIVIQNIVSTGDLDCPVNLHATAIGFGLENIEYEPEQFPGLVYRLDDPDVVTLIFGSGKVVVTGAKEPAEADHALDVISSRLDRLDLLA; from the coding sequence ATGTCCAATTTAGAATCCTCTCCCACGATAGAGAATATCGTCGCTTCGACTGGGGTCAGTCAAGAACTCGACCTCGAATCGGTCGCCGAAGACCTTGACAGAACGGACTACGACCGAGAGAAGTTCCCCGGGGCGGTTTATCGGACACAGAACCCGAAATCCGCCTCTTTGATCTTCCGAACAGGTAAGATCGTTTGCACGGGCACGAAAAGTACTGACGACGTCTACGAGAGTCTTGATATCGTGTTTGATGAACTTCGTGGTCTGGGTATCGACGTTCCGTCCAATCCTGAGATCGTCATCCAGAATATTGTCTCGACTGGCGATCTGGACTGTCCAGTCAATCTGCACGCCACCGCCATTGGCTTCGGTCTCGAAAATATCGAATACGAACCCGAGCAGTTCCCGGGTCTCGTCTATCGGCTGGACGATCCCGACGTGGTTACTCTCATCTTCGGTAGCGGCAAAGTTGTCGTCACTGGAGCAAAAGAACCCGCGGAAGCGGACCACGCACTCGATGTAATCTCCTCGCGCCTCGATCGACTCGATCTATTAGCCTGA
- a CDS encoding IS630 family transposase yields the protein MGRLDDISIEELHELREQTEGEIPRERVLAAIGRKQGDKIATLAERHGVVEKTIRNWLDRFEEEPIEQAPYDDPRPGGPSKLTADEREQLEEALQQPPTELGYEHQAWSPKLLLHYVKEEFDVEYTESHARYLLHEAGLSWRTARPRNHEADPEEEAEFKETVEKNGPN from the coding sequence ATGGGTCGTCTGGACGATATCTCTATAGAAGAGCTTCACGAGCTTCGAGAGCAGACAGAGGGAGAGATTCCACGGGAGCGAGTGCTTGCGGCGATCGGCCGCAAGCAGGGCGACAAGATCGCGACGCTGGCTGAACGTCACGGGGTTGTCGAGAAAACCATCCGTAACTGGCTCGATCGGTTCGAGGAAGAACCGATCGAGCAGGCACCCTACGACGACCCTCGACCGGGTGGACCATCGAAACTCACCGCTGACGAACGCGAGCAGTTGGAAGAAGCTCTCCAGCAGCCACCGACCGAACTTGGCTACGAGCACCAAGCGTGGTCGCCAAAGCTTCTGCTTCACTACGTCAAAGAAGAGTTCGACGTTGAGTACACCGAAAGCCACGCGCGATATCTCTTGCACGAGGCCGGGCTGTCCTGGCGGACAGCGCGGCCTCGCAATCACGAAGCCGATCCCGAAGAAGAAGCCGAATTTAAAGAGACAGTCGAAAAAAACGGCCCGAACTGA
- a CDS encoding SOUL family heme-binding protein, with the protein MRLLTKAAILGSGVALAGWIGWGLYSTRGTKTVPYERLRTLDGGELRQYPQTVLVETSAPNQRIAFRRLFNYISGANQRDESIPMTAPVETQSEDSIPMTAPVRSAVTNTDADSVRMAFYLPAEYSPETAPEPTEAHVSLVTEPRKAVAVDQFSWWTPEWRVARRTRKLLSTLDREGMEPQGDPYLLRYNDPWTPPFMRRNEIAVEVLPT; encoded by the coding sequence ATGAGACTGCTCACGAAGGCTGCCATCCTCGGTAGTGGTGTGGCACTTGCGGGGTGGATTGGATGGGGGCTCTATTCGACCAGAGGCACAAAGACCGTGCCGTATGAACGGCTGCGAACGCTAGATGGCGGTGAACTCCGTCAGTATCCCCAAACGGTTCTCGTCGAAACCTCGGCACCGAATCAGCGGATCGCGTTTCGACGACTCTTCAACTACATCTCCGGAGCCAACCAGCGTGATGAGTCGATCCCGATGACTGCCCCCGTCGAAACTCAAAGCGAGGATTCGATCCCGATGACTGCCCCCGTCCGGTCAGCGGTGACCAACACTGACGCTGATTCGGTTCGGATGGCGTTCTATCTGCCCGCAGAATATAGCCCTGAAACTGCACCAGAACCGACTGAAGCGCACGTTTCGCTCGTCACAGAGCCACGGAAAGCCGTTGCTGTGGATCAATTTTCTTGGTGGACCCCCGAGTGGCGGGTCGCACGGCGGACGCGGAAGCTTCTGTCCACGCTCGACCGGGAAGGTATGGAACCGCAAGGCGACCCCTATCTGCTCCGATACAATGATCCGTGGACGCCCCCGTTCATGCGACGGAACGAAATCGCGGTAGAAGTCCTACCAACCTAG
- a CDS encoding transposase, which produces MFRENYEHQQEKLFSPVKDLPTGPKKKLRNHWSTHFYEHVFTQIDERTFGRLYHGGYSRPNKPVNELVSLEIIKHLLGLSDKQLEHAYLFDFRVRNALGKETLGDNICAKTFTNFRRRLMEYEEETGRDLLHEVFQDHRSYIQDEFEIDASTQRMDSTFIEANVKQLSRIDLIAKVVHNFLDDLPDEIVQELPAGLDEFADTENLELSYELDPGEVGSTMETLIEHAVWLIDAFEAEENYAELESFAHLQQVLDEQCYRIPDLEDDHREHDEDEDDDHPGDSPSPGWEPLRTFTSSEDEPSHEQATDEPAQPDEDGSEHDRVGLKEPDEISSGSIQNPHDVDATHRRKGGESYCGYKANVAETCDAENPFRLITTIRVDTNNTADGDLLAEDVPELPEETGLTDLLVDGGYMHKEVEACCGVHGITQHFTGLTGQPPPAEKLSLAEAEWDEHRMVACPAGHEPFEQRYMPESGRISGRMGKEFCEGCPHKETCFVKEKEEFYSYGFYERKLALAHRRKRLDDPAEKEFLNLRAGAESLVNEVYHQDGEKTRFTGTIKVKNASIAKAIGTNLKRASRFLESEAKQEHSAG; this is translated from the coding sequence GTGTTTAGGGAAAACTACGAACATCAGCAGGAGAAGCTCTTTTCGCCCGTCAAAGACCTTCCTACTGGACCGAAGAAGAAATTGCGAAATCACTGGTCTACCCATTTTTACGAACACGTCTTCACTCAGATAGATGAGAGAACGTTCGGACGGCTATACCATGGCGGGTATAGCCGTCCGAACAAGCCAGTCAACGAGTTGGTTTCGCTGGAGATTATCAAGCACCTGCTTGGACTGTCCGATAAGCAGCTCGAACATGCCTATCTGTTCGATTTTCGCGTCCGAAACGCCCTGGGTAAAGAAACACTCGGCGACAATATCTGTGCGAAGACGTTCACGAATTTCCGCCGACGGTTGATGGAGTACGAGGAAGAAACCGGTCGAGACCTGTTGCACGAGGTTTTCCAGGATCACCGAAGTTACATCCAAGACGAGTTCGAGATTGACGCCAGCACCCAGCGGATGGATTCAACGTTTATCGAGGCTAACGTCAAGCAACTCTCTCGAATCGACCTCATCGCTAAAGTCGTTCACAACTTCCTGGACGATCTCCCTGACGAGATCGTCCAGGAACTTCCGGCTGGTCTAGACGAATTCGCCGACACGGAGAACCTGGAACTGTCCTATGAACTGGACCCAGGTGAGGTTGGGTCGACCATGGAAACGCTCATCGAGCACGCTGTCTGGTTAATCGACGCGTTCGAAGCGGAGGAAAACTACGCTGAACTGGAGAGCTTTGCTCATCTCCAGCAAGTCCTCGACGAACAGTGCTACCGCATTCCTGATCTCGAAGATGATCACCGTGAGCACGATGAAGACGAGGATGACGACCATCCCGGTGACTCGCCGTCACCGGGATGGGAACCACTCAGAACGTTCACATCCAGCGAAGATGAGCCAAGCCACGAGCAGGCGACCGATGAGCCAGCTCAGCCCGATGAGGACGGTTCCGAGCACGATCGCGTTGGGCTGAAAGAACCTGATGAGATCAGTAGCGGTTCGATACAAAATCCGCATGACGTGGACGCGACTCACCGCCGAAAGGGCGGTGAGTCGTACTGCGGGTATAAAGCGAACGTCGCCGAGACCTGTGATGCGGAAAACCCGTTTCGCCTGATCACGACGATTCGCGTTGACACGAACAATACAGCCGATGGCGACCTGTTAGCCGAAGACGTCCCAGAATTGCCAGAAGAGACCGGGTTAACTGATCTCCTCGTCGACGGCGGCTACATGCACAAAGAAGTGGAGGCGTGCTGCGGTGTTCACGGGATCACGCAGCACTTCACAGGACTAACGGGGCAGCCCCCGCCTGCGGAGAAGTTGTCGCTAGCAGAAGCAGAGTGGGATGAGCATCGAATGGTTGCGTGTCCTGCCGGACACGAACCATTCGAGCAGCGATACATGCCCGAGAGTGGTCGTATCTCAGGACGAATGGGCAAAGAGTTCTGTGAAGGCTGTCCACACAAGGAGACCTGTTTCGTCAAGGAGAAAGAGGAGTTCTACAGTTACGGCTTCTACGAGCGAAAATTAGCCCTCGCCCACCGACGCAAGCGGTTGGACGATCCGGCAGAGAAGGAGTTTCTGAATTTACGCGCTGGAGCTGAGTCGTTGGTCAATGAGGTGTATCACCAGGACGGGGAGAAAACACGGTTCACAGGGACGATCAAGGTGAAGAACGCGTCGATAGCGAAAGCTATCGGGACGAATCTCAAGCGAGCCTCACGATTCTTGGAATCGGAGGCGAAGCAGGAGCATTCAGCCGGATAA
- the tnpA gene encoding IS200/IS605 family transposase, with amino-acid sequence MEATRSNHTVYNINYHFVWCPRYRHSFLNHVADTLESEFHAIIERNDYELRSLHISPDHVHVFLGAHPKHSPSEIVSRLKSVTARRLWSDYPEVMRSLYWGGGCWERSFYVGTAGEVSRETIEQYINRSEHV; translated from the coding sequence ATGGAGGCGACTCGCTCGAACCACACAGTGTACAATATCAACTATCATTTCGTGTGGTGCCCCCGGTATCGGCACTCGTTTCTCAACCACGTTGCGGATACACTGGAATCTGAGTTCCATGCCATTATCGAACGGAACGACTACGAGTTGCGGTCGTTGCATATCTCTCCCGACCATGTTCATGTGTTCTTGGGAGCGCACCCGAAACACTCACCGAGCGAAATCGTGTCGAGGTTAAAGAGCGTGACGGCCCGGAGATTGTGGTCAGACTATCCCGAAGTGATGCGGTCGTTATACTGGGGAGGGGGGTGTTGGGAGCGTTCGTTCTACGTGGGGACGGCGGGTGAGGTAAGCCGAGAAACGATTGAACAGTATATCAATCGTAGTGAGCATGTGTAG
- a CDS encoding transposase produces MSEKTVVVVDQFTKRVGTVQRRGWYPIGSNPTIETSNSWKKVTVLGAVTDDGDSFYFWTEENLNRFHGIRLLEALKEKFGEELVVFLDRAGYFYARDLWEHVSGERATETVGDSSVACVRGDGLEVWYFPSKLPELNPVEGCWDQLNEWFKHRLIPDLPRLKQHLARGISQINEPNIWNYLCP; encoded by the coding sequence CTGAGCGAGAAGACTGTCGTTGTCGTTGATCAGTTCACCAAGCGAGTCGGGACGGTTCAACGACGTGGGTGGTATCCGATTGGCTCGAATCCAACAATAGAGACCTCGAACTCTTGGAAGAAGGTGACAGTGCTCGGCGCTGTCACCGACGACGGTGACAGCTTCTACTTCTGGACGGAAGAAAACCTGAACAGATTTCACGGGATTCGGCTGTTAGAAGCGTTGAAAGAGAAGTTTGGGGAGGAGTTAGTGGTATTTCTTGACCGGGCAGGGTACTTCTATGCACGGGATCTGTGGGAACACGTTAGTGGTGAGCGGGCGACCGAAACTGTCGGAGACAGTTCGGTCGCCTGCGTGCGTGGAGACGGCCTCGAAGTGTGGTACTTTCCGTCGAAACTCCCCGAGCTGAACCCTGTCGAAGGTTGCTGGGATCAGCTAAACGAGTGGTTCAAACATCGGTTGATCCCAGATCTCCCGAGGCTGAAACAACATCTAGCGAGAGGAATCTCACAGATCAACGAACCAAACATCTGGAATTATCTGTGTCCCTGA